In one Drosophila pseudoobscura strain MV-25-SWS-2005 chromosome X, UCI_Dpse_MV25, whole genome shotgun sequence genomic region, the following are encoded:
- the LOC6900992 gene encoding uncharacterized protein KIAA1143 homolog: MSKRNNITYVKPQEPSFLAKLKAEIGYKEGPSVDTKRQRLEDEDPEGSDSGEERPEREDEQPQVVVLQAGDLSAAEALEEKRLAAKELAEKRADLSQPIVFKQRVKQPNVEEEADKTKPKKSKKSDKGSKKSKAAAVSSSKLSFNEDEEDSEGGED, translated from the exons ATGTCCAAGCGAAACAATATAACCTACGTCAAGCCGCAGGAACCCAGTTTTTTGGCCAAGCTGAAGGCGGAAATAGGCTACAAAGAGGGGCCCTCCGTCGACACAAAG CGCCAGCGACTCGAAGACGAGGACCCAGAGGGCTCGGACTCTGGCGAGGAACGGCCGGAAAGGGAGGACGAACAGCCCCaggtggtggtgctgcaggCCGGAGATCTATCCGCCGCGGAGGCGCTCGAGGAGAAACGTTTAGCCGCCAAAG AGCTGGCCGAGAAGCGTGCGGACTTGTCCCAACCCATTGTATTCAAGCAACGCGTCAAGCAGCCCAACGTCGAGGAGGAGGCTGATAAAACCAAGCCCAAGAAGAGCAAGAAATCCGATAAGGGAAGCAAGAAATCCAAGGCCGCTgccgtcagcagcagcaaattgtCGTTCAACGAGGACGAAGAGGACAGCGAAGGCGGAGAGGATTAG
- the MEP-1 gene encoding uncharacterized protein MEP-1 isoform X1, which yields MTEVDVVLPEGVAEPTTKLASASSPTRAKADSKESSTEAIELANDDEKAELELEPEPEPKPKPEPETEVETEAEAEPEPAAKEAEEVSSGGKEITKDDVVEASPKAPGPEELMDVDETETVTEEEEDGEDSQITSSSSKEPKLPEGDEEMDTVEEEATTNGDHEPEAEDAEEDDVEKIGSTAENSCEAEDPLGAATTQPDTEEEEASTEKKTELAEDLDGEESSQQSETIKSASDEEDEDEDEESSGEKKETLNGFVASPHSPAEKSPQKENGQASTAEAKAAASNHDMSVVNLDEDSDEEMEDMSDLKVPPAKPACTEIPVQPPASSSGAESSDDAVLIPSDSDSEAAAPPPPIKKSPVATVAPKPAPPPPPPVLDDDDDDDDCVVIEDDTPPSISLSGMGLAGKRKSDHPDDMHQQPSNKRQRSSTPLGLGQLTIKDARSLMPHEASTGSVGPRDSIYPVTITNAVTGAATNLGVTPPKLVPMAGNNVAQLNPPTLSLTGLPSMTNNANLLPGLTDDMFVLEAPSFIVPYIYEKPPHENIREVIRSIETKYALSPEDLAEAVKGDEFDMMTEQNKEVKPADPSAEGKKKKKRADDESWSEQSDEDDDDEDDDDSESGVRTKVLIKEANDDLTALKGAIKPAAALAATGGVVPANNAANSGKPGQENYFESPLGKFFMDIGVGLVQEYVQADLLRLQKRKMRKSLTRDPKDFEMAITALSGNLQASKTKNAPFKFTMKRCEFCNFKSESALSMANHYETPHMNGVLYKCNFCTFEIRNATEIVYHMEAVHNIKARLIKPLPYHQCPNCGFEDNGKAKLARHQPVCAKKFRPELNLAPPNDWEAPAKIPRIKPRHGLVGTATAYQAMAAQAAAQKAALATIQQQQAQAQARNMQAAALAAQNAAKMRQRAPPPPKPNLVRSTQTPVRGAVANTGLSTLPNSYQLAAGQLVQQASKKPMAGQPSISITPLPRQSALVGGASPSSSKVPQAAAGMKPGQTPTGNNKAQFVICEICDGYIKDLEQLRNHMQWMHKVKIHPKMIYNRPPLNCQKCQFRFFTDQGLERHLLGSHGLVTSSMQEAANKGKDAGRCPVCGRMYQWKLLNHVSRDHHMTLKPAHLSYKCTVCTATFGMYKQFETHVYTAHSTVARKAMDSKKNSAQSSGSSTASISRSLGAANDSLLKPLKINDEITIIPQPASKPRITNMESHVID from the exons atgaCTGAAGTTGATGTCGTCTTGCCGGAGGGCGTGGCCGAGCCCACAACAAAGCTTGCCAGCGCATCAAGCCCGACCAGAGCCAAGGCCGACAGTAAAGAGAGCTCCACAGAGGCGATAGAGCTGGCCAACGATGATGAGAAGGCGGAGTTGGAGctagagccagaaccagaaccaaaaccaaaaccagagccagagacagaggtagagacagaggcagaggctgaaCCAGAGCCGGCTGCCAAGGAGGCGGAAGAAGTGTCTTCCGGCGGCAAGGAGATCACAAAAGATGATGTTGTGGAGGCCTCCCCCAAGGCTCCAGGTCCAGAGGAATTGATGGATGTGGATGAAACCGAAACCGTGacagaggaagaagaagatggCGAGGACTCACAGATCACAAGCAGCAGTTCCAAGGAGCCCAAGCTGCCAGAGGGCGACGAAGAGATGGACACAGTGGAGGAGGAAGCCACCACCAACGGGGATCATGAGCCAGAGGCTGAGGACGCCGAAGAAGACGATGTGGAGAAGATCGGCAGCACAGCAGAGAACAGCTGCGAGGCCGAAGACCCACTGGGAGCAGCCACCACACAGCCCGAtacagaggaggaggaagcatctaccgaaaagaaaacagagCTGGCGGAGGACTTAGACGGCGAGGAGAGCAGCCAGCAAAGCGAGACGATCAAGTCGGCCAGCGACGAGGAAGAcgaggacgaagacgaggagAGCAGCGGGGAAAAGAAGGAGACCCTGAATGGGTTTGTGGCAAGCCCACACAGTCCAGCGGAGAAGTCCCCACAAAAGGAGAACGGCCAGGCCAGCACAGCCGAGGCTAAGGCAGCCGCCAGCAACCACGATATGAGTGTCGTTAATCTGGATGAGGACAGCGACGAGGAAATGGAAGATATGTCGGACCTCAAGGTGCCGCCTGCTAAGCCAGCTTGCACCGAGATCCCAGTTCAGCCGCCTGCTTCTTCTAGCGGTGCCGAATCTTCGGATGATGCAGTGCTGATAccctccgactctgactccgagGCCGCAGCACCACCGCCACCCATCAAAAAGAGTCCAGTGGCAACAGTGGCGCCCAAGCCAGCGccacctccgccgccgcccgttctagatgatgatgacgacgacgacgactgtgTGGTCATTGAGGATGATACGCCGCCAAGTATTTCGCTCAGCGGCatggggctggctggcaagCGCAAGAGCGACCACCCGGACGATATGCACCAGCAGCCCAGCAACAAGAGGCAGCGGAGCAGCACGCccttgggcctgggccagcTGACCATCAAGGATGCCCGCTCGCTAATGCCACACGAAGCTTCAACAGGGTCTGTGGGACCCAGGGACTCAATCTATCCAGTAACTATTACCAATGCGGTGACTGGGGCGGCCACCAATCTCGGTGTGACGCCGCCTAAGCTGGTGCCCATGGCGGGGAACAACGTGGCCCAGCTGAATCCCCCGACTCTGTCCCTCACGGGGCTGCCCAGCATGACCAACAATGCCAATCTCCTGCCAGGACTCACAGACGACATGTTCGTCCTCGAGGCGCCATCGTTCATTGTGCCCTACATCTACGAGAAGCCGCCCCACGAGAACATTCGCGAGGTGATCAGGTCCATTGAGACGAAATACGCCTTGTCGCCCGAAGACCTCGCCGAGGCAGTCAAAGGCGACGAATTCGACATGATGACCGAGCAGAACAAGGAGGTCAAGCCAGCGGATCCCTCCGCCGAGGgcaagaagaaaaagaagcggGCAGACGATGAATCGTGGTCGGAGCAGTCGGACgaagatgacgatgacgaagacgacgacgactcggAGTCCGGGGTGCGCACTAAGGTACTGATCAAGGAGGCCAACGATGATCTGACTGCCCTCAAGGGAGCCATCAAGCCAGCGGCAGCCCTGGCGGCCACAGGGGGAGTGGTGCCGGCCAACAATGCGGCAAACAGCGGAAAACCCGGACAGGAGAACTATTTTGAGAGTCCGCTCGGAAAGTTCTTCATGGACATTGGCGTGGGTCTCGTGCAGGAGTATGTCCAGGCTGATCTACTGCGTCTCCAGAAGCGCAAAATGCGCAAATCCCTCACGCGCGATCCGAAGGACTTTGAGATGGCCATCACCGCGCTATCGGGCAACCTGCAGGCCTCCAAGACGAAAAACGCCCCCTTCAAGTTCACGATGAAACGCTGCGAGTTCTGCAACTTCAAATCGGAGTCGGCTCTCTCCATGGCCAACCACTACGAGACGCCGCACATGAACGGCGTCCTGTACAAATGCAATTTCTGCACTTTTGAGATCCGGAATGCCACGGAAATTGTCTACCACATGGAGGCCGTGCACAACATCAAGGCACGTCTGATCAAGCCACTGCCATACCATCAGTGTCCCAACTGCGGGTTCGAGGACAATGGAAAGGCCAAGCTGGCGCGCCATCAGCCGGTGTGCGCCAAAAAGTTCCGCCCGGAATTGAATCTGGCGCCGCCCAACGACTGGGAAGCCCCTGCCAAGATACCACGCATCAAGCCCAGGCATGGGCTTGTAGGCACAGCTACCGCCTATCAG GCCATGGCTGCACAGGCAGCGGCGCAAAAGGCGGCATTGGCCACCattcaacagcagcaggcccaggCTCAGGCCAGGAACATGCAGGCAGCTGCCCTGGCCGCCCAGAATGCGGCCAAGATGCGACAACGTGCCCCACCGCCGCCGAAGCCCAATTTGGTGCGGAGCACTCAGACGCCTGTGCGTGGAGCCGTTGCCAATACGGGACTCTCCACGCTGCCCAATAGCTATCAGTTAGCCGCGGGTCAGCTTGTCCAG CAGGCATCCAAGAAGCCGATGGCAGGGCAGCCCAGCATTTCCATAACGCCATTACCTCGCCAAAGTGCGCTCGTCGGTGGTGCGTCCCCCTCGTCCAGCAAGGTGCCGCAAGCGGCAGCTGGCATGAAGCCTGGCCAGACGCCCACAGGCAACAACAAGGCTCAGTTCGTCATCTGCGAGATATGTGATGGCTACATCAAGGATCTAGAACAGCTGCGCAATCACATGCAGTGGATGCACAAAGTGAAG ATACATCCGAAGATGATCTACAACCGACCGCCACTGAATTGCCAAAAGTGTCAGTTCCGTTTCTTTACGGATCAGGGACTGGAGAGGCATTTGCTGGGCTCCCATGGCTTGGTCACGAGCTCCATGCAGGAGGCGGCGAACAAGGGCAAAGACGCCGGTCGCTGTCCCGTTTGTGGAAGG ATGTATCAATGGAAGCTGCTGAATCACGTATCGCGCGATCATCACATGACCCTGAAGCCCGCACATCTATCGTACAAATGCACCGTGTGCACGGCCACTTTTGGGATGTACAAACAGTTCGAGACGCACGTGTATACCGCCCACAGCACTGTGGCCAGAAAGGCGATGGACAGCAAGAAGAACAGCGCGCAGTCCAGTGGATCCTCCACTGCCTCTATATCGCGATCCCTGGGGGCAGCCAACGACTCGCTGCTGAAGCCGCTGAAGATCAACGATGAGATCACCATCATACCACAACCCGCATCGAAGCCACGCATCACAAATATGGAGAGTCATGTTATAG ATTAA
- the MEP-1 gene encoding uncharacterized protein MEP-1 isoform X2, which yields MTEVDVVLPEGVAEPTTKLASASSPTRAKADSKESSTEAIELANDDEKAELELEPEPEPKPKPEPETEVETEAEAEPEPAAKEAEEVSSGGKEITKDDVVEASPKAPGPEELMDVDETETVTEEEEDGEDSQITSSSSKEPKLPEGDEEMDTVEEEATTNGDHEPEAEDAEEDDVEKIGSTAENSCEAEDPLGAATTQPDTEEEEASTEKKTELAEDLDGEESSQQSETIKSASDEEDEDEDEESSGEKKETLNGFVASPHSPAEKSPQKENGQASTAEAKAAASNHDMSVVNLDEDSDEEMEDMSDLKVPPAKPACTEIPVQPPASSSGAESSDDAVLIPSDSDSEAAAPPPPIKKSPVATVAPKPAPPPPPPVLDDDDDDDDCVVIEDDTPPSISLSGMGLAGKRKSDHPDDMHQQPSNKRQRSSTPLGLGQLTIKDARSLMPHEASTGSVGPRDSIYPVTITNAVTGAATNLGVTPPKLVPMAGNNVAQLNPPTLSLTGLPSMTNNANLLPGLTDDMFVLEAPSFIVPYIYEKPPHENIREVIRSIETKYALSPEDLAEAVKGDEFDMMTEQNKEVKPADPSAEGKKKKKRADDESWSEQSDEDDDDEDDDDSESGVRTKVLIKEANDDLTALKGAIKPAAALAATGGVVPANNAANSGKPGQENYFESPLGKFFMDIGVGLVQEYVQADLLRLQKRKMRKSLTRDPKDFEMAITALSGNLQASKTKNAPFKFTMKRCEFCNFKSESALSMANHYETPHMNGVLYKCNFCTFEIRNATEIVYHMEAVHNIKARLIKPLPYHQCPNCGFEDNGKAKLARHQPVCAKKFRPELNLAPPNDWEAPAKIPRIKPRHGLVGTATAYQAMAAQAAAQKAALATIQQQQAQAQARNMQAAALAAQNAAKMRQRAPPPPKPNLVRSTQTPVRGAVANTGLSTLPNSYQLAAGQLVQASKKPMAGQPSISITPLPRQSALVGGASPSSSKVPQAAAGMKPGQTPTGNNKAQFVICEICDGYIKDLEQLRNHMQWMHKVKIHPKMIYNRPPLNCQKCQFRFFTDQGLERHLLGSHGLVTSSMQEAANKGKDAGRCPVCGRMYQWKLLNHVSRDHHMTLKPAHLSYKCTVCTATFGMYKQFETHVYTAHSTVARKAMDSKKNSAQSSGSSTASISRSLGAANDSLLKPLKINDEITIIPQPASKPRITNMESHVID from the exons atgaCTGAAGTTGATGTCGTCTTGCCGGAGGGCGTGGCCGAGCCCACAACAAAGCTTGCCAGCGCATCAAGCCCGACCAGAGCCAAGGCCGACAGTAAAGAGAGCTCCACAGAGGCGATAGAGCTGGCCAACGATGATGAGAAGGCGGAGTTGGAGctagagccagaaccagaaccaaaaccaaaaccagagccagagacagaggtagagacagaggcagaggctgaaCCAGAGCCGGCTGCCAAGGAGGCGGAAGAAGTGTCTTCCGGCGGCAAGGAGATCACAAAAGATGATGTTGTGGAGGCCTCCCCCAAGGCTCCAGGTCCAGAGGAATTGATGGATGTGGATGAAACCGAAACCGTGacagaggaagaagaagatggCGAGGACTCACAGATCACAAGCAGCAGTTCCAAGGAGCCCAAGCTGCCAGAGGGCGACGAAGAGATGGACACAGTGGAGGAGGAAGCCACCACCAACGGGGATCATGAGCCAGAGGCTGAGGACGCCGAAGAAGACGATGTGGAGAAGATCGGCAGCACAGCAGAGAACAGCTGCGAGGCCGAAGACCCACTGGGAGCAGCCACCACACAGCCCGAtacagaggaggaggaagcatctaccgaaaagaaaacagagCTGGCGGAGGACTTAGACGGCGAGGAGAGCAGCCAGCAAAGCGAGACGATCAAGTCGGCCAGCGACGAGGAAGAcgaggacgaagacgaggagAGCAGCGGGGAAAAGAAGGAGACCCTGAATGGGTTTGTGGCAAGCCCACACAGTCCAGCGGAGAAGTCCCCACAAAAGGAGAACGGCCAGGCCAGCACAGCCGAGGCTAAGGCAGCCGCCAGCAACCACGATATGAGTGTCGTTAATCTGGATGAGGACAGCGACGAGGAAATGGAAGATATGTCGGACCTCAAGGTGCCGCCTGCTAAGCCAGCTTGCACCGAGATCCCAGTTCAGCCGCCTGCTTCTTCTAGCGGTGCCGAATCTTCGGATGATGCAGTGCTGATAccctccgactctgactccgagGCCGCAGCACCACCGCCACCCATCAAAAAGAGTCCAGTGGCAACAGTGGCGCCCAAGCCAGCGccacctccgccgccgcccgttctagatgatgatgacgacgacgacgactgtgTGGTCATTGAGGATGATACGCCGCCAAGTATTTCGCTCAGCGGCatggggctggctggcaagCGCAAGAGCGACCACCCGGACGATATGCACCAGCAGCCCAGCAACAAGAGGCAGCGGAGCAGCACGCccttgggcctgggccagcTGACCATCAAGGATGCCCGCTCGCTAATGCCACACGAAGCTTCAACAGGGTCTGTGGGACCCAGGGACTCAATCTATCCAGTAACTATTACCAATGCGGTGACTGGGGCGGCCACCAATCTCGGTGTGACGCCGCCTAAGCTGGTGCCCATGGCGGGGAACAACGTGGCCCAGCTGAATCCCCCGACTCTGTCCCTCACGGGGCTGCCCAGCATGACCAACAATGCCAATCTCCTGCCAGGACTCACAGACGACATGTTCGTCCTCGAGGCGCCATCGTTCATTGTGCCCTACATCTACGAGAAGCCGCCCCACGAGAACATTCGCGAGGTGATCAGGTCCATTGAGACGAAATACGCCTTGTCGCCCGAAGACCTCGCCGAGGCAGTCAAAGGCGACGAATTCGACATGATGACCGAGCAGAACAAGGAGGTCAAGCCAGCGGATCCCTCCGCCGAGGgcaagaagaaaaagaagcggGCAGACGATGAATCGTGGTCGGAGCAGTCGGACgaagatgacgatgacgaagacgacgacgactcggAGTCCGGGGTGCGCACTAAGGTACTGATCAAGGAGGCCAACGATGATCTGACTGCCCTCAAGGGAGCCATCAAGCCAGCGGCAGCCCTGGCGGCCACAGGGGGAGTGGTGCCGGCCAACAATGCGGCAAACAGCGGAAAACCCGGACAGGAGAACTATTTTGAGAGTCCGCTCGGAAAGTTCTTCATGGACATTGGCGTGGGTCTCGTGCAGGAGTATGTCCAGGCTGATCTACTGCGTCTCCAGAAGCGCAAAATGCGCAAATCCCTCACGCGCGATCCGAAGGACTTTGAGATGGCCATCACCGCGCTATCGGGCAACCTGCAGGCCTCCAAGACGAAAAACGCCCCCTTCAAGTTCACGATGAAACGCTGCGAGTTCTGCAACTTCAAATCGGAGTCGGCTCTCTCCATGGCCAACCACTACGAGACGCCGCACATGAACGGCGTCCTGTACAAATGCAATTTCTGCACTTTTGAGATCCGGAATGCCACGGAAATTGTCTACCACATGGAGGCCGTGCACAACATCAAGGCACGTCTGATCAAGCCACTGCCATACCATCAGTGTCCCAACTGCGGGTTCGAGGACAATGGAAAGGCCAAGCTGGCGCGCCATCAGCCGGTGTGCGCCAAAAAGTTCCGCCCGGAATTGAATCTGGCGCCGCCCAACGACTGGGAAGCCCCTGCCAAGATACCACGCATCAAGCCCAGGCATGGGCTTGTAGGCACAGCTACCGCCTATCAG GCCATGGCTGCACAGGCAGCGGCGCAAAAGGCGGCATTGGCCACCattcaacagcagcaggcccaggCTCAGGCCAGGAACATGCAGGCAGCTGCCCTGGCCGCCCAGAATGCGGCCAAGATGCGACAACGTGCCCCACCGCCGCCGAAGCCCAATTTGGTGCGGAGCACTCAGACGCCTGTGCGTGGAGCCGTTGCCAATACGGGACTCTCCACGCTGCCCAATAGCTATCAGTTAGCCGCGGGTCAGCTTGTCCAG GCATCCAAGAAGCCGATGGCAGGGCAGCCCAGCATTTCCATAACGCCATTACCTCGCCAAAGTGCGCTCGTCGGTGGTGCGTCCCCCTCGTCCAGCAAGGTGCCGCAAGCGGCAGCTGGCATGAAGCCTGGCCAGACGCCCACAGGCAACAACAAGGCTCAGTTCGTCATCTGCGAGATATGTGATGGCTACATCAAGGATCTAGAACAGCTGCGCAATCACATGCAGTGGATGCACAAAGTGAAG ATACATCCGAAGATGATCTACAACCGACCGCCACTGAATTGCCAAAAGTGTCAGTTCCGTTTCTTTACGGATCAGGGACTGGAGAGGCATTTGCTGGGCTCCCATGGCTTGGTCACGAGCTCCATGCAGGAGGCGGCGAACAAGGGCAAAGACGCCGGTCGCTGTCCCGTTTGTGGAAGG ATGTATCAATGGAAGCTGCTGAATCACGTATCGCGCGATCATCACATGACCCTGAAGCCCGCACATCTATCGTACAAATGCACCGTGTGCACGGCCACTTTTGGGATGTACAAACAGTTCGAGACGCACGTGTATACCGCCCACAGCACTGTGGCCAGAAAGGCGATGGACAGCAAGAAGAACAGCGCGCAGTCCAGTGGATCCTCCACTGCCTCTATATCGCGATCCCTGGGGGCAGCCAACGACTCGCTGCTGAAGCCGCTGAAGATCAACGATGAGATCACCATCATACCACAACCCGCATCGAAGCCACGCATCACAAATATGGAGAGTCATGTTATAG ATTAA
- the LOC4814056 gene encoding uncharacterized protein, which translates to MQIHQAVLGATVLGMLLAFSCSLPVLDISSGIDNATIEELRASVNDTPKNLYVVKAVVYEIGILTEVGENDTSFESQERVDLTFYDTHSNKSHIDLGNIPLPIQTNVTGQVLTGIAPVNLGAFSSPQELLETLPLTGSIVNITHSDTAFYQLSRSNTSAADKPQILDKDALAQLTHAAQLFPPSSSIGQSLPVNPAADNEVALADQATS; encoded by the exons ATGCAGATCCACCAGGCTGTACTCGGAGCCACTGTGCTCGGCATGTTGTTGGCCTTCAGCTGCTCTCTGCCCGTTCTGGACATCAGCTCGGGCATCGACAACGCCACCATTGAAGAACTTCGGGCCAGTGTGAATGATACGCCCAAGAATCT GTACGTGGTCAAGGCAGTCGTCTATGAGATCGGCATCCTCACAGAGGTGGGCGAGAACGACACCAGCTTCGAGAGTCAGGAGCGTGTGGACCTCACTTTCTACGACACGCACAGCAACAAGAGCCACATCGACCTTGGCAACATTCCCCTTCCCATCCAGACGAACGTCACCGGTCAAGTGCTCACCGGCATCGCCCCTGTGAACCTTGGCGCCTTCAGCAGTCCCCAGGAGCTGCTCGAGACGCTGCCACTCACCGGCAGCATTGTTAACATCACCCACAGCGACACGGCCTTCTACCAGCTGAGCAGATCGAACACCAGTGCCGCTGACAAGCCCCAGATTCTGGACAAAGACGCCCTTGCCCAGTTGACGCATGCAGCACAGCTCTTcccgcccagcagcagcataggCCAGTCGCTGCCAGTGAACCCGGCAGCGGATAACGAGGTGGCGCTGGCCGATCAGGCCACCAgttag
- the LOC6900991 gene encoding cell wall protein DAN4, whose protein sequence is MKCTLLSTLLATLAATSLAAPFQLSDIFPGFVAIAQPQEKQEVVKRHVVANPDAELKQISFHGLIGDLEDSLFQSALSLHSASAPDSEVEEVKPGTEEVSEDSEHALTKRSDESTPATDTTSTDDGLARKILLQTTKKVPGSEDGLPAHLIIDHVSVQPHNGGILPLIPTFQVHHTKLISATIKEDSNNDSSDGKQTKISITKTSITSTAPLESLEEAVASSSSISSSSSSAAPTPTTTEGPAAKEATTTVETLKTAEEESNSSSSSPNANANTTTTIPESSSTSAATTEEPIQKLKKDEEKLKEKVAEVEADPVILSSRV, encoded by the exons ATGAAGTGCACTCTTTTATCCACA TTGCTGGCGACCTTGGCAGCCACGAGTCTGGCTGCCCCTTTCCAGCTGAGCGATATCTTTCCCGGCTTTGTGGCCATCGCGCAGCCgcaggagaagcaggaggTGGTCAAGCGTCATGTGGTAGCCAATCCTGACGCTGAACTGAAGCAGATCTCGTTCCATGGTTTGATTGGGGACCTGGAGGACAGTCTGTTCCAGTCCGCCCTGAGCCTGCATTCGGCCAGTGCCCCTGACAGcgaggtggaggaggtgaaGCCCGGCACGGAGGAGGTCAGTGAGGATTCGGAACATGCTCTGACCAAGCGCTCGGATGAGTCGACTCCGGCAACGGACACTACCTCGACTGACGACGGTCTGGCCCGCAAGATTCTGCTGCAGACAACCAAGAAGGTGCCCGGAAGTGAGGATGGTCTGCCCGCTCACCTGATCATCGATCATGTCTCCGTTCAACCACACAACGGCGGCATTCTGCCCCTGATTCCCACCTTCCAGGTGCACCACACCAAGCTGATCTCGGCCACCATCAAGGAGGACTCGAACAACGATAGCAGCGATGGCAAGCAGACCAAGATCAGCATCACCAAGACCTCGATCACATCGACGGCACCCCTCGAGAGTCTTGAAGAGGCTGTcgccagctccagttccattTCCAGTTCCAGCTCGAGCGCTGCTCCTACACCCACAACCACTGAGGGACCCGCAGCAAAGGAAGCCACCACAACAGTTGAAACCTTAAAGACCGCAGAGGAggagagcaacagcagcagcagcagccccaacgccaacgccaacaccaccaccaccatcccAGAATCATCATCCACTTCGGCAGCCACCACAGAGGAGCCCATCCAAAAGCTGAAGAAGGACGAGGAGAAGCTCAAGGAGAAGGTGGCCGAGGTGGAGGCCGATCCCGTAATCCTCTCGTCCCGCGTTTAG